In Candidatus Manganitrophus noduliformans, the genomic stretch AGGCACGCGGGTCTGAAAGTTTTCGGAAGGGTAAAAAGGTCACAGCGCCTGACCCGCACCCGCTCTTTCGGATCGTGGATGGGCCGGTAAAGGAATGGGAAAAGGTCACGTCCACGCGACGCCGCGTCGCCTCTGAAGACAGGGTATTCTCCCGCGCGATCAAAGAAGGCGAGAAAACGGAACTAAATAATAGGGAGCAGGTGCTGAACCCTCTTTATCGTAACTCCGTCAGAGCGATTTGACCCGATGAGATTGTTGCGTTATACTGCCTCCCATGAAGACAAAACAAAAAAAACAGAAACGAGCAACCATCTCCTTCAATTCAGAGCTACACAAGGCTTTGCGATTAAAGGCCGAAGAGACGGATCAATCGCTCTCGGATCTGGTCAATGACGCAGTAAGGAAAAGCCTGGCCGAAGATGCAGAGGACTTGGCTGCTTTTGAAAAGAGAGCCGGCGAGCCCAATCTTCTCTTTGAGGATGTCCTCAAGCAGATGAAGAAACGTGGCCAACTATAAAATTCTCATCAAACCTTCCGCCGTCAAAGAAATCGAAGCCCTTCCCAAGAAAGACCGTCAACGCATCATCAGAAGAATTCGATTCCTCTCCAACGATCCAAGGCCAT encodes the following:
- a CDS encoding CopG family transcriptional regulator; the encoded protein is MKTKQKKQKRATISFNSELHKALRLKAEETDQSLSDLVNDAVRKSLAEDAEDLAAFEKRAGEPNLLFEDVLKQMKKRGQL